Proteins encoded by one window of Nocardia goodfellowii:
- the mqo gene encoding malate dehydrogenase (quinone), with translation MPNAAMTEKTDVVLIGAGIMSATLGALLRQLQPNWSISMFERLDAAAAESSDPWNNAGTGHSALCELNYSPQTADGSVDVTKAIDINERFQVSRQFWAYAVENGILGDPSRFINPIPHVSFVHGADDVQYLRKRYEALAGHPLFEGMEYIDSPDEFARRLPLMARGRDYSDPVALNWTDGGTDIDFGSLTKELLAYLGASGADIAFGHEVRNLTKQADGSWLVKVENLRTGRSRTLNAKFVFVGAGGGALPLLQKSGIKEISGFAGFPVSGQFLRCTNPALIAQHEAKVYGKAAVGAPPMSVPHLDTRVINGEAGLLFGPYAGWTPKFLKDGSNGDLFKSIRPGNLAPMLGVGLTEMSLVKYLVSELLKSYSGKVYTMEEFIPRADGRDWEIITAGQRVQIIRRKGAGGVLELGTAVIAAEDGSIAGLLGASPGASTCVTAMLDVLQRCFPREYAEWTPKLQNMVPSLGVKLSDNKSLYGEVWDWTSKTLNLTSVEHTANTVN, from the coding sequence GTGCCGAACGCTGCCATGACTGAAAAGACCGATGTTGTCCTCATCGGTGCCGGCATCATGAGTGCCACTCTCGGCGCGCTGCTGCGGCAGCTGCAGCCGAACTGGTCGATCTCCATGTTCGAGCGCCTCGACGCCGCCGCGGCCGAGAGCAGCGACCCGTGGAACAACGCGGGCACCGGTCACTCGGCGCTGTGCGAACTGAACTACAGCCCGCAGACAGCCGACGGCTCCGTCGATGTCACCAAGGCCATCGACATCAACGAGCGCTTCCAGGTATCGCGCCAGTTCTGGGCCTACGCGGTGGAGAACGGCATCCTCGGCGACCCGTCGCGCTTCATCAACCCGATCCCGCACGTCAGCTTCGTGCACGGCGCCGACGACGTGCAGTACCTGCGCAAGCGCTACGAAGCGCTGGCCGGGCACCCGCTGTTCGAGGGCATGGAGTACATCGACAGTCCCGACGAGTTCGCGCGGCGACTACCGCTGATGGCGCGCGGCCGCGACTACTCCGACCCGGTAGCGCTGAACTGGACCGACGGCGGCACCGACATCGACTTCGGGTCGCTCACCAAGGAATTGCTCGCCTACCTCGGCGCGTCCGGCGCGGACATCGCGTTCGGTCACGAGGTGCGCAACCTGACCAAGCAGGCCGACGGCAGCTGGCTGGTGAAGGTCGAGAACCTGCGCACCGGCAGATCGCGCACCCTCAACGCCAAGTTCGTCTTCGTCGGCGCGGGCGGCGGCGCGCTGCCGCTGCTGCAGAAGTCGGGCATCAAGGAGATCAGCGGCTTCGCCGGTTTCCCGGTGTCCGGCCAGTTCCTGCGTTGCACCAACCCCGCGCTGATCGCCCAGCACGAGGCGAAGGTGTACGGCAAGGCCGCCGTCGGCGCGCCCCCGATGTCGGTGCCGCACTTGGACACTCGCGTCATCAACGGCGAGGCCGGGCTGCTGTTCGGCCCGTACGCCGGCTGGACCCCCAAGTTCCTCAAGGACGGTTCCAACGGCGACCTGTTCAAGTCGATCCGGCCCGGCAACCTCGCGCCGATGCTCGGTGTCGGCCTGACCGAGATGTCGCTGGTCAAGTACCTGGTCAGCGAGCTGCTGAAGTCGTACTCGGGCAAGGTCTACACCATGGAGGAGTTCATCCCGCGCGCCGACGGCCGCGACTGGGAGATCATCACCGCCGGTCAGCGCGTCCAGATCATCCGCCGCAAGGGCGCGGGCGGCGTGCTCGAGCTCGGCACCGCCGTGATCGCGGCCGAAGACGGGTCCATCGCCGGCCTGCTCGGTGCTTCGCCGGGCGCGTCCACCTGTGTCACCGCCATGCTCGACGTGCTGCAGCGTTGCTTCCCGCGCGAATACGCCGAGTGGACGCCGAAGCTGCAGAACATGGTGCCGTCGCTGGGCGTGAAGCTCTCCGACAACAAGTCGCTGTACGGCGAGGTGTGGGACTGGACCTCCAAGACGCTCAACCTCACCTCGGTGGAGCACACGGCGAACACCGTGAATTAG
- a CDS encoding GNAT family N-acetyltransferase, whose translation MMSTVVLKRSWAQDLDTATLYQLLKLRVEVFVVEQKCAYPELDGIDLLPETRHFWLDDEGEVVATARLSEEHDDGVKSFRIGRVCTEKSARGHGYANRLVKAAIAEAGSDPIRLSAQSYLVDMYTKLGFHVDGEEFIEDGIPHVPMRKG comes from the coding sequence ATGATGTCAACGGTTGTTCTCAAGCGGTCATGGGCACAGGATCTCGACACCGCCACCCTCTACCAGCTGTTGAAACTTCGCGTCGAAGTCTTTGTCGTGGAGCAGAAGTGCGCGTACCCGGAGCTGGACGGTATCGACCTGCTCCCGGAGACCAGGCACTTCTGGCTCGACGATGAGGGCGAAGTCGTCGCCACCGCACGGCTCTCCGAGGAGCACGACGACGGGGTGAAGTCGTTCCGCATCGGCCGGGTCTGCACCGAGAAGTCGGCCCGCGGGCACGGCTACGCGAACCGTCTCGTCAAAGCCGCGATCGCCGAGGCCGGTTCGGACCCGATCCGTTTGAGCGCGCAGAGCTATTTAGTGGATATGTACACCAAGCTCGGTTTCCATGTGGACGGTGAGGAATTCATCGAGGACGGTATTCCACACGTCCCCATGCGCAAGGGCTGA